From the Pseudobacteriovorax antillogorgiicola genome, the window GGGGTGACCAAGCTTCATCCTACAGCCCAAGCCTCGCTTCAGATTTTAGGCCGCCCATCAAGCCAAGGCCTAGCAGAGATCATGTGTTCTGTTGGCCTGGCTCAAAACTTGTCAGCGTTGCGTGCTCTAGCTTCTGAGGGAATCCAAAAGGGCCATATGAGTCTTCATCAAGGTAATCTAAAGCTGACGAAAACCGAGGGAGTGACGAAGCATTGATCACGGTTTCGGTTCCTGGAAAAGTCATGTTAGCAGGTGAATATGCGGTTCTTGAAGGGTCTCCATCTCTCTCACTGGCTGTCAAGAAAGAGCTACGTTGTACCGCACGGCTTTCGGACTTTCATAAGACTGTGATTCGTTCGGATATCTGGAGCGAGCCCCTCATTCTAGACGAAGCGCTTTCTAAGGAGCCCAACAATCCGCTGCTTGATACAGTACGCTGGGCCTGTAAAGAATGGTCACTGCCACCACTTGAGATCACTATTGCATCTGACATTCAAGTATCGGATGGGCTGGGTAGCTCATCTGCGGTGCGACTGGCGAGCCTTGCTGCGATGGCAGCACTAACTGGCCGCCAGGAACAGCCTTGGGATTTGGCCCGTCTTTGCTGGGATCAGCAACGGCAAGAGCAGGGCTTCGCATCAGGCTACGATTTTGTCACACAGGTCCAAGGGGGTCTTGTCGCCTTCTATCCCGACTATAGCTGTTGGCCAGGCCGTGTTGAAGATCATAAATTGCGCTCGTTGATACCCTATATTCACATCTTTCGAGGGGGCAAAGGCGCTCCTACGGGTTTGGTCGCCGGGTCGACCCGCAAATGGCTTCGTGAGCGGCGGCGCATGCTTTCTCTCACACAGCGTTCAGAGCAGCTTATACAAAATTTCATCGGTTTTAGCCAAGCTAGTGTCAAGCTTCCCGAGCTTATCCAGTCGGTCAAAGCCCATCGTGAGATTTTTGAAGACAATCCAAACTTCCCTCTTCACCTACTCCGAGCCTTGCAAGAGCTCAAAGGCTTCGATCAAAGCTGGACATTCAAAACAACCGGCGCTGGTGGCGAGGACTCTATATTACTGATCGGAGATACCTCCGACCTGGACGAAGCCCGTCACTGCCTGTCCATTTTTAACTGGCAAGCACTTGACACTGAAATCAGCGCAAAGGGAATGACTTTCCATGACCAAGCAGAATAAAACCTTAGAATATTTTCAGCCGTACGTGGCCGTAGTTCCAAGTAACATCGCCTTTCTCAAGTACTGGGGAAAAAGCGATGAAGCCTTGCAATGGCCAGCTAATGACTCTTTGTCTATGACTCTGTCTGACCTTCATACAAAAACCAAAGCCCAAGTCAGCGAGATTCCGGAACATCAAGTTCGATTGAATGACCAAGAGGTATTTCGTGAGGATAAGGTAGGCCAGAAGATCTTCAAGCACCTCGACTACCTGGCAGAACAACTTCAGACCAGAGAGAAGCTGATTATCGAATCAAGCAATAGTTTCCCCACTGGCTGTGGAATCGCGAGCAGCGCGAGCGGCCTCGGCGCTCTAACCCTTGCAGCAGTCGCTGCCTGGACTGCAAGCCCTTCGTTGGAAGTATTGGCTAGCAAAGGCTTTTCCATGGATCGTTTGATTCAGTGGGCAAGAATTGGCTCCGGCAGTGCTTGTCGTAGCCTTTACGGAGGGGTCGTTCACTGGCACCGCGGTTCTTGTGAAAAGGAGCAAACTGTAAACCAAGCCTTCGACGAAAGTCACTGGCCTCTTATGGATTCCGTAGTTTTGTTCTCTGATGCCGAAAAGTCGGTAGGTTCCACAGAAGCCCACCGCAGTGCCTGGACCAGCCCACTCTTTGCCCCAAGGCTGGCAAGCTTAAATAGCCGACGGGATGCTATGCTGCAGGCGATTGAAGATAAGAACATGAAATTTCTTGGTCCGCTCATCGAGCAGGAAACTCTTGAGATGCATGGGGTCATCATGAGTGCCACACCTTCTGTCCACTACTTTGGAGCCGAGACTGGCAAGTTTCTTGCTTGGCTTCGGGAAAGGCGCACGGCCCTAGACCTGGATGTTTACTTTACTCTTGACGCTGGCCCTAATGTTCACCTGATCTACGAAAATCATCTCCACGAACGAGTGATGCAACTGCTGCAAGAGACCGTAGACTCAAGTCGTATTCTAAGTGATCACATGGGTGCTGGCCCTGTCCTAACTGTTGAGGAAGTTTAGGTGAGTGAAAAAGATAGCCTCAAGGTAGGCCTTTGCAATAAATCCAACCCATCCGCAGCCAAGGCCTCAGCCTGTGGCAAAGCTATCATCGTTGGCGAGCATGCTGTTGTCTATGGATCTCATGCGGTAGCTATGCCTCTCAAACAAATGCGCATGAACTTAGAACTCATTCCCCAACGAGATTCATCTGAAAACCATCAGTTCTTGCTCAAATTAGGGGGCAAAGAGGTGTCCGAGCGCGTCTCTGGAGTGATTCCTGAAGCTCTAGAC encodes:
- the mvaD gene encoding diphosphomevalonate decarboxylase produces the protein MTKQNKTLEYFQPYVAVVPSNIAFLKYWGKSDEALQWPANDSLSMTLSDLHTKTKAQVSEIPEHQVRLNDQEVFREDKVGQKIFKHLDYLAEQLQTREKLIIESSNSFPTGCGIASSASGLGALTLAAVAAWTASPSLEVLASKGFSMDRLIQWARIGSGSACRSLYGGVVHWHRGSCEKEQTVNQAFDESHWPLMDSVVLFSDAEKSVGSTEAHRSAWTSPLFAPRLASLNSRRDAMLQAIEDKNMKFLGPLIEQETLEMHGVIMSATPSVHYFGAETGKFLAWLRERRTALDLDVYFTLDAGPNVHLIYENHLHERVMQLLQETVDSSRILSDHMGAGPVLTVEEV